In Bacillus sp. Cs-700, one genomic interval encodes:
- a CDS encoding CoA transferase subunit A — MKKHYMSGYDAVSDIADGSTLMVGGFGLVGIPEQMILGLVESEVKNLTIISNNCGVDDWGLGLLLKNHQIKKMIGSYVGENKEFERQVLSGELEVELIPQGTLAERIRAGGAGIPAFYTPAGVGTMVAEGKETRFFHGKEYVLEHALYADYSLIRAYQADESGNLVYNKTARNFNPMIAAAGKITLAEVENIVATGELNADQVHTPGIYVQGLLEAKQEKRIERKTIRNG, encoded by the coding sequence ATGAAGAAACATTATATGAGTGGTTATGATGCAGTAAGCGATATTGCTGATGGGTCAACGTTGATGGTAGGAGGCTTTGGATTAGTAGGAATTCCTGAGCAAATGATTTTAGGGTTAGTAGAATCAGAAGTTAAAAACCTGACGATTATTTCCAACAACTGTGGTGTAGATGATTGGGGGCTTGGTCTTCTGCTTAAAAACCACCAAATTAAAAAGATGATCGGATCCTACGTGGGAGAAAACAAAGAGTTTGAACGACAGGTGCTCTCGGGTGAACTTGAAGTTGAGTTAATTCCACAGGGAACACTCGCTGAAAGAATTCGAGCTGGCGGAGCTGGTATTCCCGCTTTTTATACACCTGCAGGGGTTGGTACTATGGTAGCTGAAGGAAAAGAAACACGCTTCTTTCATGGAAAAGAATATGTCTTAGAGCATGCTTTGTATGCAGACTACAGTCTGATTCGAGCTTATCAGGCGGATGAGTCAGGAAATCTTGTTTATAACAAGACAGCGCGTAATTTTAATCCAATGATCGCGGCTGCAGGAAAAATCACTTTAGCTGAAGTTGAGAACATAGTAGCTACAGGTGAACTGAATGCAGATCAGGTTCATACACCTGGAATTTATGTTCAGGGCCTCCTTGAAGCAAAGCAGGAGAAACGAATCGAACGAAAAACAATTCGTAACGGATAG
- a CDS encoding helix-turn-helix transcriptional regulator: MMLNNRIRELRARFRFTQQELASKVGVTRQTIAAVEKGEYVPSLLLAMKICREFDMSMEEVFQLQEESE; this comes from the coding sequence ATGATGTTGAACAATCGAATTAGAGAATTAAGGGCACGTTTTCGCTTCACACAACAGGAGCTGGCTTCAAAAGTTGGTGTGACAAGACAAACGATTGCCGCTGTGGAGAAGGGAGAGTATGTCCCATCTTTACTACTAGCAATGAAGATTTGTCGTGAATTTGACATGTCTATGGAAGAAGTATTTCAATTACAGGAGGAATCAGAATGA
- a CDS encoding universal stress protein, protein MYSKIVVAYDRSEDSEKALHQAVKLAELSKASIHLVHVAKESNKLSAQPATRIPYGTGSIGNEGHAGVPSPVPDEQNGVMIERSEGEAILREVKETLHHMGVNVHSEVRGGDPAKEIVDIAVMIEADLIVIGSRGLSGIKKWMLGSVSEKVAQHSPCPVLIVK, encoded by the coding sequence ATGTATTCAAAAATAGTAGTCGCTTATGATCGTTCTGAAGATAGTGAAAAAGCTTTACATCAAGCGGTTAAATTAGCAGAACTAAGCAAAGCTTCTATTCATTTAGTGCATGTAGCAAAAGAATCAAATAAACTCTCGGCTCAACCAGCGACAAGAATACCCTATGGGACAGGCAGTATTGGCAATGAAGGACATGCTGGTGTTCCATCTCCAGTTCCTGACGAGCAGAACGGCGTTATGATTGAAAGAAGCGAAGGAGAAGCCATACTTCGTGAAGTAAAGGAAACGCTCCATCACATGGGAGTGAATGTTCACTCTGAAGTAAGAGGCGGTGATCCTGCTAAAGAGATTGTGGACATAGCTGTAATGATAGAGGCAGATTTAATTGTTATAGGTAGTAGGGGATTGAGTGGGATAAAAAAATGGATGCTTGGAAGCGTTAGTGAAAAAGTTGCCCAACATTCTCCCTGTCCAGTATTAATCGTGAAATAG
- a CDS encoding Ger(x)C family spore germination protein, with the protein MTRLFIFIVSILLLTGCVQKSILDDIQMVTIIGYDLPEKESEENLIKGIAVAPQYQADGRIDNSVFVQTAALSKEIRSQYNSESPKPFVSGKLEVALFSKDIAETEGIIQLVDTLQRDPSIGSRVFLGISSSDMETLLRTNYGNVDTGTFIHDTLSHNSKHGMLPETNLHDFLYNYYSEGNDPFLPLVELDEDKVKIIGLALFQGDRMVGSIDAKHLFTFKVLHQKFSSNDSFTVKINEEEHAAIYNIASKRNLNLKKVGSNKIEIYGEVLGVIKEYSGQKLTPAKLKEIEVAMEEDIENRGMEMIEEFQTQNIDPLGLGNAVRSVTRGDFNKEDWRQKYPDMDISFQMNVTVTESGVIE; encoded by the coding sequence ATGACTCGACTGTTCATTTTCATTGTGAGTATTTTACTCCTAACAGGATGTGTTCAAAAAAGTATCCTGGATGATATTCAAATGGTTACGATTATTGGCTATGATCTTCCTGAAAAAGAAAGTGAGGAAAATCTTATCAAAGGGATTGCGGTAGCCCCTCAATATCAAGCTGATGGAAGAATTGATAATAGTGTTTTTGTTCAAACAGCAGCACTTAGTAAAGAAATACGAAGTCAATACAATTCAGAATCCCCAAAACCGTTCGTAAGTGGGAAACTGGAAGTCGCGCTATTTAGTAAAGACATAGCTGAGACAGAAGGCATTATTCAATTAGTAGATACGCTTCAAAGAGATCCTTCTATAGGATCGAGAGTTTTTTTAGGGATTTCAAGTAGTGATATGGAAACGTTACTAAGGACAAACTATGGCAATGTAGACACAGGTACATTTATTCATGATACCCTGAGCCACAATAGCAAGCACGGAATGCTCCCAGAAACAAACCTTCATGATTTTTTGTACAATTATTATTCTGAAGGAAATGACCCTTTCCTCCCTCTAGTTGAACTGGATGAAGATAAGGTGAAAATTATTGGGCTTGCTCTATTTCAAGGAGATCGAATGGTTGGATCAATTGATGCCAAACATCTTTTCACATTTAAAGTTCTTCATCAGAAATTTTCGAGCAATGATTCTTTTACTGTCAAAATAAATGAAGAAGAACATGCAGCTATCTATAATATTGCTTCAAAGCGAAACCTTAACTTAAAGAAAGTGGGGAGTAATAAAATTGAAATTTATGGGGAAGTTCTTGGGGTTATTAAAGAATATTCCGGTCAGAAGCTTACGCCTGCTAAGTTAAAGGAAATTGAAGTGGCGATGGAAGAAGATATAGAAAATAGGGGAATGGAAATGATTGAAGAATTTCAAACCCAAAATATTGATCCACTTGGACTTGGTAATGCCGTAAGAAGTGTCACGAGAGGAGATTTTAATAAGGAGGATTGGAGACAGAAATATCCTGACATGGATATTTCATTTCAAATGAACGTAACGGTTACGGAATCTGGAGTGATTGAATAA
- a CDS encoding response regulator transcription factor: MERKIKLLLADDHLMVRKGLRFFLETQQDIEIIGEAANGTDAVKLAKELNPDVILMDLIMPEMDGIEATKQLKKSLPHIKIIILTSFSDQDHVLPAIRAGAEGYQLKDIDPDELIHTIREANRGNRHLHPLVTNQLMSHLTQKSPAEEERKLSLLTPREKDVLKEITLGKSNKEIASALYITEKTVKTHVSSILSKLNFHDRTQAALYATKFNWFKDS, from the coding sequence ATGGAGAGAAAAATAAAACTACTACTAGCTGATGATCATCTTATGGTAAGAAAAGGATTGCGCTTTTTTCTTGAAACACAGCAGGATATTGAGATTATCGGAGAAGCAGCAAACGGAACGGACGCAGTCAAACTAGCTAAAGAATTAAACCCTGATGTTATATTAATGGATTTAATTATGCCAGAAATGGATGGCATTGAAGCAACTAAACAATTAAAGAAAAGTCTTCCTCATATCAAAATCATTATCTTAACAAGCTTTTCAGATCAAGATCATGTTCTTCCAGCCATAAGGGCTGGCGCAGAAGGCTATCAATTAAAAGATATTGATCCTGATGAATTGATTCACACGATTCGTGAAGCCAATCGTGGTAATCGCCACCTCCACCCACTTGTTACAAATCAGCTTATGTCACACCTGACTCAGAAAAGCCCGGCAGAAGAAGAGCGAAAACTCTCCTTGCTTACCCCAAGGGAAAAAGATGTATTAAAAGAGATCACGTTAGGCAAAAGCAATAAAGAAATCGCATCAGCTTTATATATTACGGAAAAAACCGTTAAAACACATGTGAGTAGCATACTATCAAAACTCAATTTCCACGACCGGACTCAAGCTGCTCTCTATGCAACAAAATTCAACTGGTTTAAAGATTCCTAA
- a CDS encoding NADPH-dependent FMN reductase, with the protein MKVMVINGSPRDKSMTRNLTNTVTDQLDEKGIEVLTFDAGFHDLPLFKGRKEDLDHPEVQRLITNASKADAFVICSPEYHNGMSGALKNALDFLGGSHFKSKPTALASVGGGGKGGINALNNMRTVMRGLYALVLPDQFCADPTCFDEKGYMVETKAKERLTIVVNELVSLTSVIEKKIEVK; encoded by the coding sequence ATGAAAGTAATGGTTATAAACGGCAGTCCTAGAGACAAGTCTATGACACGAAATTTAACAAATACTGTGACTGATCAGTTAGATGAGAAAGGAATTGAGGTCCTTACATTCGATGCTGGCTTCCATGACCTTCCGTTATTTAAAGGGAGAAAAGAAGATCTGGATCACCCAGAAGTCCAGCGACTCATCACCAATGCTTCAAAAGCAGATGCGTTTGTCATCTGTTCACCTGAGTATCATAACGGAATGAGTGGAGCATTAAAAAACGCCCTTGATTTCTTAGGAGGTTCTCATTTCAAATCTAAGCCTACTGCTTTAGCGTCTGTTGGTGGCGGTGGAAAAGGTGGCATTAATGCTCTTAATAATATGCGAACCGTTATGAGAGGTCTTTATGCCCTTGTCCTTCCTGATCAGTTCTGTGCAGACCCTACTTGCTTTGATGAGAAAGGCTATATGGTTGAAACAAAAGCAAAGGAACGCCTTACAATCGTAGTGAATGAGCTTGTTTCCTTGACGTCAGTAATCGAGAAGAAAATTGAAGTAAAATGA
- a CDS encoding CoA transferase subunit B translates to MKSTKSNVRERIARRAEKEIKNGYYVNLGIGIPTLVANYISDDKVIVLQSENGLLGIGEYPQENEVDPDLINAGKETVTEMLGASFFDSAESFGMIRGGHIDLAILGGMEVSEDGDLANWMIPGKMIKGMGGAMDLVHGAKKITVIMDHVNKNGAPKIVKSCSLPLTGKSVVNRIITDRAVLDVTDSGLVVQEIASGYTLEDIKQSTEPVIKVSPTLKYDAY, encoded by the coding sequence ATGAAGTCAACAAAAAGTAATGTACGAGAACGAATCGCTAGAAGAGCGGAAAAAGAAATTAAAAATGGTTATTATGTGAATCTTGGCATTGGGATACCCACACTTGTGGCTAACTACATATCAGATGATAAAGTGATTGTCCTTCAATCTGAAAACGGTCTTCTTGGTATTGGAGAATATCCCCAAGAGAATGAAGTGGACCCGGACCTTATCAATGCTGGTAAAGAGACAGTAACAGAGATGCTAGGCGCTTCTTTTTTTGATAGTGCAGAATCGTTCGGGATGATTCGAGGCGGTCACATTGATTTAGCGATACTCGGAGGAATGGAAGTATCTGAAGACGGTGACCTTGCAAATTGGATGATACCAGGAAAAATGATTAAGGGGATGGGCGGGGCGATGGATCTTGTTCATGGAGCAAAGAAAATCACGGTTATTATGGACCATGTAAACAAAAACGGTGCTCCTAAAATCGTGAAGAGCTGTTCGCTCCCATTGACAGGGAAAAGCGTCGTCAATCGCATTATTACTGATCGCGCGGTGCTAGACGTAACAGATAGTGGGTTAGTGGTGCAAGAAATTGCCTCGGGATACACCTTAGAAGATATTAAACAATCCACAGAGCCTGTCATCAAAGTATCACCAACACTAAAATATGATGCGTATTAA
- a CDS encoding TrkH family potassium uptake protein, with amino-acid sequence MKFKEKATELSSVQLIVLFYLLAVVLSTVLLSLPIAHQENVEWSFIDALFTAVSAISVTGLTVVSTADTFSTAGTYILAFVLQFGGIGIMTLGTFVWLLMGKKIGMKERQLISTDQNRGTLAGLVKLMRQILGLILLFEAIGTIILGIYLLKYYDSWQDSFLQGFFAAVSATTNAGFDITGSSLVPYANDYFVQTINMMLLILGAIGFPVLIELKDYLFQKRETVAYRFTLFTKVTTVTFFALIIIGTVLIWILEAGNFMADKSWDQALFYSLFQSVTTRNGGLATMDVSEFTLSTQMVLSLLMFIGASPSSVGGGIRTTTFAVAVLTVIHFARGKKSVKVFGRELLHDDIIKSFIVIFTATGLCGLAVVVLSATETFSLAEIVFEVTSAFGTTGLSLGITSELSTAGKCVIIFLMFVGRIGIISFLLMMRGNAPIEHYHYPKEPIITG; translated from the coding sequence ATGAAATTTAAAGAAAAAGCTACAGAACTTTCTTCAGTTCAACTGATTGTTCTTTTCTATTTATTGGCTGTGGTACTGTCGACAGTTCTCTTAAGTCTCCCAATTGCCCACCAAGAAAATGTTGAGTGGAGCTTTATCGATGCCTTGTTTACAGCGGTAAGTGCCATTAGCGTGACGGGACTGACGGTTGTTTCAACCGCTGATACGTTCAGTACGGCAGGAACTTACATACTCGCGTTTGTTCTTCAATTCGGTGGAATTGGCATTATGACGCTTGGAACTTTCGTTTGGTTGTTAATGGGTAAAAAAATCGGAATGAAAGAACGCCAGTTGATTAGTACGGACCAGAATCGTGGGACATTAGCTGGACTAGTAAAATTAATGAGACAAATCCTTGGACTTATTCTCTTATTTGAGGCGATTGGAACAATAATTCTTGGCATCTACTTATTAAAGTATTATGATTCATGGCAAGATTCATTTCTGCAAGGTTTTTTTGCTGCAGTAAGTGCTACAACTAATGCAGGATTTGATATTACGGGAAGTTCACTTGTACCTTACGCAAACGATTATTTTGTTCAAACGATTAACATGATGTTACTTATTTTAGGTGCGATCGGATTCCCGGTTCTAATTGAATTGAAAGATTATTTATTTCAAAAGAGAGAAACAGTAGCTTATCGATTTACTTTGTTTACCAAGGTTACAACCGTCACATTCTTTGCACTTATTATAATAGGAACTGTACTTATATGGATTTTAGAAGCCGGCAATTTTATGGCGGATAAATCTTGGGATCAAGCACTATTCTATTCCCTGTTTCAATCCGTTACAACGAGAAACGGCGGGCTTGCTACGATGGATGTAAGTGAATTTACTCTCTCAACTCAGATGGTATTAAGTTTGCTCATGTTTATCGGAGCATCTCCTAGTAGTGTTGGGGGAGGAATTCGAACAACTACGTTTGCTGTTGCTGTTTTAACAGTCATTCATTTCGCAAGAGGAAAGAAGAGTGTCAAAGTTTTTGGAAGAGAGCTTCTTCATGATGATATTATTAAATCGTTTATCGTGATTTTTACGGCGACGGGTCTTTGTGGTCTAGCAGTCGTTGTTCTTTCAGCAACAGAAACATTTTCGTTGGCTGAGATTGTGTTTGAAGTAACCTCAGCTTTTGGAACGACTGGTTTATCACTTGGCATTACTTCTGAGCTCAGTACTGCTGGAAAATGTGTGATTATTTTTCTAATGTTTGTAGGAAGAATCGGTATTATTTCCTTTTTGCTAATGATGCGTGGGAATGCTCCTATTGAACATTATCACTATCCGAAAGAACCAATTATTACTGGATAA
- a CDS encoding sigma 54-interacting transcriptional regulator — protein sequence MKKCSMLETIIDNAYEWLVVVDKEGTINFMNKTYCEFLEVDSSEVIGKHVTDVIENTRMHIVARSGNVEIADLQYIRGNYMIANRVPIYHNKELVGAVGTVIFRDTEQWKQMNTHIKELLSELEYYRSGSARENGANYSLYDIVGVTDSIKSLKEKVKQVASGNVSVLIRGESGTGKELFAHSIHQLSERSNRPFIKVNCGAIPDQLLESELFGYEEGAFTGAKKGGKPGKFELANTGTIFLDEIGDMPPNMQVKLLRVLQDREVERVGGVSSKKVDVRVIAATNRPLEAMVEERRFREDLFYRINVMQLHIPPLRERIQDVKPLAESFVNKISMKAGKRVIGIGEEAFQLLKKHNWPGNARELENALEAAVHLTRSETIEVTSLPDYLKDKDGIVAGNRKLKDILEEAEIEAIRKTLVQCENDKMIAAEILGIGKTSLYDKIKKYHLK from the coding sequence ATGAAGAAGTGCAGTATGTTAGAGACAATAATTGATAACGCTTACGAATGGCTTGTCGTTGTAGATAAGGAAGGCACTATTAATTTCATGAACAAAACGTATTGTGAATTTCTAGAAGTGGATAGCTCAGAAGTTATTGGTAAGCACGTAACGGATGTCATTGAGAACACACGCATGCATATTGTTGCAAGAAGCGGAAATGTAGAAATAGCGGACTTGCAGTATATTCGTGGAAACTACATGATAGCTAATCGTGTACCCATTTATCACAACAAAGAACTAGTTGGAGCTGTTGGTACAGTTATTTTTCGCGATACTGAACAGTGGAAGCAAATGAATACCCATATTAAGGAACTATTATCCGAACTGGAATATTATCGTAGCGGGTCGGCGAGGGAAAACGGCGCGAATTATTCCTTATATGACATTGTAGGTGTTACAGATTCGATTAAGAGTTTAAAAGAGAAGGTGAAGCAAGTAGCAAGCGGAAATGTTTCGGTTCTCATTCGTGGTGAAAGTGGAACAGGCAAAGAACTTTTTGCGCATAGCATTCATCAACTTAGTGAGCGTAGCAACAGACCTTTTATTAAAGTGAACTGCGGTGCCATACCGGATCAACTTCTTGAATCTGAACTTTTTGGATATGAGGAAGGTGCTTTTACTGGAGCGAAAAAAGGAGGGAAGCCTGGAAAGTTTGAGCTTGCCAATACAGGTACTATTTTTCTTGATGAAATTGGAGACATGCCGCCTAACATGCAAGTGAAATTATTACGTGTTCTGCAGGATAGAGAAGTAGAGCGTGTTGGCGGAGTATCATCGAAAAAAGTTGATGTAAGAGTGATCGCAGCTACAAACCGACCTTTAGAAGCGATGGTAGAGGAACGTCGCTTTCGTGAAGACTTATTCTATCGAATCAATGTGATGCAATTGCATATTCCACCATTAAGAGAAAGAATTCAAGATGTAAAACCGCTTGCAGAATCTTTTGTAAATAAAATTTCCATGAAAGCTGGGAAGCGTGTCATAGGGATTGGAGAGGAAGCTTTTCAATTATTAAAAAAGCATAATTGGCCTGGTAACGCTCGAGAGCTTGAGAATGCGCTTGAAGCTGCTGTTCATTTAACACGGAGTGAAACAATAGAAGTCACGTCGCTTCCCGATTACTTAAAAGATAAGGATGGTATCGTAGCTGGAAACAGAAAGTTAAAAGATATTTTAGAAGAAGCTGAAATAGAAGCGATCCGGAAAACGCTCGTTCAATGTGAGAATGATAAAATGATTGCGGCTGAAATACTTGGTATAGGGAAAACAAGCTTATATGACAAAATCAAGAAGTATCATCTTAAATAA
- a CDS encoding GntP family permease: MLSMIGLIGGLLLLIYLTMKGMNLLVAGPLCAVVVAVLSGLPLFPQLVEEGAPNFVGNYMGGFSGFVASWFPMFLLGAIFGKVMEDSGAADSVSKWVVEKLGLKQAVLAIVLACAILTYGGVSLFVVAFSVYPMAVGLFKQADLPRRFIPATLAFGSVTFTMTSAGSPEIQNWIPIEYLNTSPYAGWEVSLVVALFMALFGYWWLKRMISKAVAKGERFEARKEDPEVENRPLPNPLLGLVPLVIVLIISFIFHDSLKQSALIIALLGGIVATYLLNRKYFENFGRAVSDGTLGALIAIGNTAAVVGFGGVAKAVPAFETAVDFMTGIPGSPLIGGAIAVSVIAGLTGSASGGQVIALPILAPHYIDAGVNPEALHRTIAISSGALDSLPHNGYVVTTIRAICGESHQDAYGAVGALTVIVPLIGLALAILLFSLGLGN; encoded by the coding sequence ATGTTAAGTATGATCGGTTTAATTGGTGGGTTATTACTTCTCATTTACCTTACGATGAAAGGAATGAATTTACTAGTTGCAGGACCTCTCTGTGCGGTCGTTGTTGCAGTACTGAGTGGATTGCCGCTTTTTCCACAGCTTGTGGAAGAAGGAGCTCCGAATTTCGTTGGAAATTATATGGGTGGATTTTCAGGGTTCGTTGCTTCTTGGTTTCCTATGTTTTTACTTGGAGCGATATTTGGGAAAGTCATGGAAGATAGCGGTGCGGCAGATAGCGTCTCTAAATGGGTTGTAGAAAAGCTTGGATTAAAACAGGCAGTGCTGGCTATTGTTCTAGCCTGTGCGATTTTAACGTACGGCGGTGTCAGTCTTTTTGTTGTCGCATTCTCAGTTTATCCGATGGCTGTTGGTCTATTTAAGCAAGCCGATTTACCACGTCGATTCATACCAGCAACACTTGCGTTTGGATCGGTTACCTTCACTATGACCTCTGCTGGCTCTCCAGAAATTCAAAACTGGATTCCGATCGAGTATTTAAATACGAGTCCATATGCAGGGTGGGAAGTCAGTTTAGTAGTAGCGTTATTCATGGCGCTATTTGGCTACTGGTGGCTGAAACGTATGATTTCGAAAGCTGTAGCAAAAGGAGAACGATTTGAAGCGAGGAAGGAAGATCCAGAAGTAGAGAATCGTCCGCTTCCAAATCCGTTACTTGGACTTGTGCCACTTGTTATCGTATTGATTATCTCCTTCATTTTCCATGATAGCTTAAAGCAATCAGCGCTCATCATTGCTTTACTCGGAGGGATTGTAGCGACTTATTTGTTAAATCGCAAATACTTCGAGAACTTTGGGCGCGCTGTATCTGATGGTACGCTTGGAGCATTGATTGCGATCGGTAATACAGCAGCGGTAGTTGGTTTTGGTGGTGTTGCTAAAGCTGTTCCAGCATTTGAAACAGCTGTTGATTTTATGACGGGTATTCCTGGAAGTCCTCTTATTGGCGGTGCAATTGCAGTAAGTGTAATTGCTGGATTAACAGGATCAGCATCTGGTGGCCAGGTAATCGCTCTACCAATCCTTGCTCCTCACTATATCGATGCTGGTGTGAATCCAGAAGCGCTTCATCGTACAATTGCGATCTCTTCTGGTGCACTTGATTCCTTGCCTCATAATGGTTATGTTGTAACAACGATTCGGGCCATATGTGGTGAATCCCACCAGGATGCATACGGAGCAGTCGGTGCATTAACCGTTATCGTTCCACTCATTGGGCTTGCCCTTGCTATTCTATTATTCAGTCTTGGACTTGGAAACTAG
- a CDS encoding GAF domain-containing sensor histidine kinase, translated as MGDERELYTLKTIAETLNRSTDLKPMLQAVLEDLLSVTGLKTGWIFLSTDINKFTCEADVRLPSALAQHDKEPMCKGTCWCLNRYWDGRLNQAVNIIECKRLEDAVHFKTGDTEGLTHHATVPLTAAGESFGLLNVGSPGKESFSNDELTLLESVAFQIGTAIKRIQLYQDEQKRAENYLKLETLTRELWHHECADDLISAIVQLTGESFNWPLVGYFLKSKPNDVLHSIYKDGKLSVVNETYSAEAMQEMNEAVQNEKPVVFKENTFPLHPKPSIIHAIEVKVRDEHIGILFVLEESFSKSDREILRAVADHMALAIEQSRVNEKRHELILSEERNRLARDLHDSVSQKLFSLSMTARGARNILNMPSVLSDALQDIQQLSQEAMQEMRTLIWQLRPVGIEAGLMTSLKTYAIGLGLSPTCDVSGFKLLPRPIEEALFRIGQESLNNIHKHAGVSEVTLYLQITEQEVCLTIFDKGNGFNPEAVGDFTLGLKGMKERASLLGGTFSIVSKRKNGTKVQVRLPI; from the coding sequence ATGGGTGATGAACGAGAATTATATACGTTGAAAACGATTGCAGAAACATTAAATCGTTCGACAGATTTGAAGCCTATGCTTCAAGCTGTTCTTGAAGATTTATTAAGTGTTACCGGATTAAAGACTGGTTGGATTTTCTTATCAACTGATATAAACAAATTTACGTGTGAAGCTGATGTCAGACTACCCTCTGCTCTTGCTCAACACGATAAAGAACCGATGTGCAAAGGCACATGTTGGTGCTTAAATAGATATTGGGACGGGCGATTAAATCAGGCCGTTAATATTATAGAATGTAAACGCCTAGAAGATGCTGTGCATTTTAAAACGGGTGATACGGAAGGACTGACGCACCATGCGACCGTCCCATTAACCGCTGCTGGAGAATCATTTGGATTATTAAACGTTGGTTCGCCAGGTAAAGAGTCGTTTTCTAACGATGAATTGACACTTCTTGAGTCCGTAGCTTTTCAAATTGGTACTGCTATTAAACGAATACAACTTTACCAGGATGAACAAAAGCGAGCGGAAAACTATTTAAAATTAGAAACATTAACGAGAGAATTATGGCATCACGAATGTGCTGATGATCTCATTAGTGCTATTGTGCAACTTACTGGAGAGTCATTCAACTGGCCTTTAGTCGGCTACTTTCTGAAAAGCAAACCGAATGATGTTCTCCATTCGATCTATAAAGATGGAAAACTAAGCGTGGTGAACGAAACTTATTCTGCAGAAGCCATGCAAGAAATGAACGAGGCTGTTCAAAACGAAAAACCAGTTGTGTTCAAAGAGAACACTTTCCCCCTTCACCCAAAACCTTCTATCATTCATGCAATAGAAGTAAAGGTTCGAGACGAGCATATCGGTATATTATTTGTGTTGGAGGAATCCTTTTCTAAAAGTGATAGGGAAATCTTACGAGCAGTTGCCGACCATATGGCTCTGGCCATCGAGCAATCACGTGTTAATGAGAAAAGACATGAGCTTATCCTTTCAGAAGAACGAAATAGACTTGCAAGAGATTTGCATGATTCAGTGAGCCAAAAACTTTTTTCATTATCTATGACTGCACGTGGTGCACGAAATATCCTTAACATGCCAAGTGTACTAAGTGATGCATTACAAGATATTCAACAGCTCTCTCAAGAAGCCATGCAAGAAATGAGAACTTTAATTTGGCAACTTCGACCTGTAGGGATTGAAGCCGGTCTCATGACATCGCTTAAAACCTACGCGATTGGATTAGGTCTCTCTCCCACTTGTGACGTCTCTGGCTTTAAACTTCTTCCTCGACCAATTGAAGAAGCGCTTTTTCGAATCGGACAAGAATCACTTAACAACATACATAAGCATGCAGGAGTAAGTGAAGTTACCCTTTACCTTCAAATTACTGAACAAGAGGTCTGTCTTACAATTTTTGATAAGGGTAACGGTTTTAATCCAGAAGCGGTTGGAGATTTCACACTTGGGCTTAAAGGAATGAAGGAAAGAGCCTCACTACTTGGAGGTACCTTTTCGATTGTTAGTAAACGAAAGAATGGAACAAAAGTTCAAGTTAGACTGCCAATATGA
- a CDS encoding GNAT family N-acetyltransferase, which yields MIIKQITKAFPFALLLEADPSLAHIEHYLTEGYCYVAVEEKEVIGVYVLVIKEEKKVEIMNIAVREDRRGEGIGKLLIHDAINRSRDHGARKVLIGTGNSSLDQLALYQKCQFRITEIIEGYFDHYPEPIIENGIPCRDMIRLSYEIE from the coding sequence ATGATCATAAAGCAAATAACGAAGGCATTTCCTTTTGCGCTTCTACTTGAAGCTGATCCATCTCTCGCTCATATCGAACATTATTTAACAGAAGGATACTGTTACGTTGCAGTGGAAGAGAAGGAAGTGATTGGCGTCTATGTTTTGGTAATAAAAGAGGAGAAAAAAGTTGAGATTATGAATATTGCTGTGAGGGAAGATAGAAGGGGAGAGGGAATAGGGAAACTTCTTATTCATGATGCAATTAATAGGTCTAGGGATCATGGAGCAAGGAAGGTTTTAATTGGGACTGGAAATTCGAGTCTCGATCAATTAGCGCTCTACCAAAAATGTCAATTTCGTATAACAGAAATTATTGAAGGGTATTTTGATCACTACCCTGAACCGATAATTGAAAACGGAATTCCTTGTCGGGATATGATTCGACTAAGTTACGAGATAGAGTAA